One Papio anubis isolate 15944 chromosome 18, Panubis1.0, whole genome shotgun sequence genomic window, agggagtcaaactatccctgtttgcagacaacatgattctatatttagaaaaccccatagtcttggcccaGGAGCTCCATCAGCTGACAAATAGCttcaacaaagtttcaggatacaaaatcaatgtacaacaATCACtagcactcctatacaccaacaagagctgagagccaaatcaggaaggcaATCCTATTCACGGTTgcccaaaaaagaataaaataactaggaatacagctaaccagggaggtgaaagatctgtacagtGAGAGttacaaaacactgttcaaagaaatcagagatgacaccaaaaaaatggtaaaacatctcatgctcatggataggaagaatcaatatcattgaaatggacacacttcccaaagcaatttatagattcagtgctattactattaagctaccaatgacattcttcacagaaccaggaaaaactattttaaaattcacatggaatcaaaaaagaacctgaataaccaaggcaatcctaagtaaaaagaacacagAAGGAGGCataacattacctgacttcaaactatactacagggctacagtaaccaaaacagcatggtactggtacaaaaacaggcccatagaccaatggaacagaatagagagcccagaaataaggccatacacctatgaccatctgatctttgacaaaaataagcaatggggaaaacacttcctattcaacaaatggtgctaggataactggctagccatatgcagaagactgaagctggaccccttccttacaccatatacaaaaataaactcaagatagactaaagacttaaatgtaaaacccaaaactataagaaccctggaagacaacctaggcaataccatcctagACACAGGAATAGGAAAAGATTTcctgacaaagacaccaaaagcaatctcaacaaaagcaaaaattgacaaatgggatctaattaaatataagagcttctgcacagcaaaagaaactatcaacaaagtaaacagacaacctacagaatgagagaaaatattcacaaactatgcatccaacaaaggtctaaaaTCCAGCACCTagagggaacttaaacaaatttacaagagaaaaacaactccattaaaacgTGGGAAAAGGAAACGAACATTCCGCCTGCTTCccccctcttttcctttctccgcCATCGTGGTGTGTTCTTGCCTCCACTTCTCGCCATGTCTTCTCACAAGACTTTCAGGATTAAGCGATTCCtggccaagaaacaaaagcaaaatcgtCCCATTCCCCAGTGGATTCggatgaaaactggaaataaaataaggtaCAACTCCAAAAGGAGACACTGGAGAAGAACCAAGCTGGGTCTATAAGAAATTGCACATGAGATGGCACATATATTTGTGCTGTCTGAAGGTCACGATCACATTACGGTATCAAACTGAAAATGTCACCACTCTCTGGAGAGTTCGACGTATTTTCCTCTCTGAATCTATTATGAATGCGTTGGTTGGCTGGGTTCAGTAATAAATATGTGAGgcctttcatttcaaaaaaaaaaaaaaaaaggaaacgaacagacatttttttttttttttttttttttttgagacggagtcttgctctgtcacccaggctggagtgcagtggcacaatctgggctcactgcaagctccgtcccccgggttcacgccattctcctgcctcagcctcccgagtagctgggactacaggcgcccactgcctcgcccggctagttttttgtattttttttagtagagacggggtttcaccgtgttagctaggatggtctcgatctcctgacccgcccgtctcggcctcccaaagtgctgggattacaggcttgagccaccgcgcccggcgacacttttcaaaagaagacatacatgcagccaacaagcatatataaaaaaagctcaatatcattatcattagagaaatgtaaatcaaaaccacaaggagataccatctcacaccagttagaatggctattagtaaaagtaaaaaaatagatgctggtgaggttgtggagaaaagggaacacttatactgttagtgggagtggtaaattagctcaaccacttggggaaagcagtatggcaactcctcaaagagctaaaagcagaactaccattccacccagcaatcccattactagggatATACCCACAGGAATATAAATGATCCTACTattaaacacacatgcacatgaatatttattgcAGTTCTAGTCACAACagcaaaacatggaatcaacctaaatgcccaccaatgacaaataggattttttaaaatgtggtacatatacaccatggaatactatgcagccataaaaaaatagcaagatcatgtcttttgtgggaacatggatgaagctggaggccattatccttagcaaattaatacaggaacagaaaaacaaatactgcatgttctcacttattagtgggagctaaacaataagaacttatgaacacaaagaaggaaacaacagacactggggtctacttgagggtggaagttgggaggaggcaggagcagaaaaaataaccattgggtactaggcttactacctgggtgatgaaatactctgtacaacaaactcccatgacatgcgtttacctatataacaaactttcaCGTGTACCCTCaaacctaaagtaaaagttaaaaaataataaaatatcgatctaatttttaaaaattaaataaataaaaagtgacagCTACTTAATGGTTCGTATcaagattcttttcaaaattcttttggatactcaacttttttatttttatatgcattttagaattgGCTAAATTCTGCAAATTATACTTTcaggatttttactttttcatgtatacataataattgcacatatttatagggaacatgtgatattttgatacaagcatacaatgtgtgatgatcaaatcagggtaactggtatatccatcacctcaagcatttatcatttcttttgctgggaacattccaattccactcttgtagttattttgaaatatacaataaattattgttaactatagtcaccctactgtgctaccaaacactaggtcttatttttcctaactgtatttttgtacccattaaccatcccctctTTAACCCATCctcctcactacccttcccagtctttagtaaccatcattctactctctaccttcatgagatccatttttttttagttcctacacatgaatgagaacatgcaatatttgtttttctgtgcccaggttgttttacttaacataatgtcctccagttccaatCCTGTTATGGCAGATCACAAGACATCATTcatcttatggctgaataatattactTTGTGtactagaaaaatgcaaatgaaaaccacaatgaaatatcatctcattcCAGTTAAAAGGGCTTTTATCGAAAAGACAAATAATGATGGATGctggcaaagatgcagagaaagaggaactctcatgcactgttgatgggaatgtaaattagtaaagccactacagagaacagtatggaggctcctcaagaaaactaaaaatggaactaccatatgatccagcaatcctactgctgggtatattgccaaaggaaaggaaatcagtatactgaagagataAACTGCACTCCCATgtgcacaatggaatattatccaggatttttactgcattgaatctgtagatcaactCAGGAAGAACTGACACCTTAACAATATTGGAATGCCAATATTCGAATCCATGACCACAgtgtatctctccatttatttagatcttttatttctctcattagtgttttgtagttttcagcataaaGTTATCATACATGTTTCATTTgatttatacctaaatatttcatggtatttgatgctattgtaaatggtactttttaatttaaatttccagtTGTTCAATTAtattatagaaatacaactgatttttatatgttgctcTTATATCCTGAGAACTTACTGAAAAAACCTATTATCATAGCTTTTTTATAGATTCTTTGGAATTTTCCATGCAATTGTAACATCTTTAAATAgagatggttttatttcttcctttcctctctgtattttttttcttgctttattgcattGGCTAGgtcttccagtacaatgttgaataggaattATAAAAGTAGATATTCTTGCCTTGTTTCCAATTTTAGGTGAAAAGCATTCTCTTTCACTTTAAGTATACTGCTTGCTACAGAATTTTTGTAAATGCTCTTTTTTCAGGTTGAGGCAGTTCCCTTCAGTTCCTAGTTCACTGAGAgtatttttaatcatgaaaggatgttgtaTGTTGTCAAATTCTAGTTCTATATCTGTTCAGGTGGttacatgttttttcttctttaatctgcTGTTATGGTGAATCACATTGTTTTCTTCAAAGTAGTTTTTATAATTTAGATTAAATGTACAGACCATAAActttaccattttaaagtataaggTTCACTGGGTTttaatacattcacaatgttgtgtaatcatcaccactacctccagaacatttccatcttaCCAGAAAGAAATTTTGTATCTGTTTGCAGTACTTCCAATCCCCAATCcaacccccagcccctggaaaccactaatttattttctggCTCTATGGCTTTGCAAGTTTTGAATTGTAAAGTGTGAACCCTCCAACTTTGTTCCCCTTTTCTAAGATTGTTTTCAATACAAGATCAATATGTAAGAATCAGTTgtatctcttcttccttttttttttttttagacggagtttcgcacttgttgcccaggctggagtgcaatggcatgatctcggctcaccataacctctgcctcccaggttcaagcaattctgctgcctcagcctcccaagtaactgggattacaggcatgtgtcaccacacccggctaattttgtatttttagtagcaacagggcttctccatgttggtcaggctggtctcaaaatcccgacctcaggtgatccagctgcttcggcctcccaaagtgctgggattacaggcgtgagtcactgggcccagccagttgtatttctatatcaTTGAacaattgaaaatttaaatttaaaaaccagtacAATTTACAATAGTGGCAAAGGCCatgaaatatttaggtataagTCTAACATATGGGTCCCTtctgtttccatatgaacttcaggATCAGCTTGTCCATTTCTgcaatattgatatgtgagatgTTGAACAAGCCCTGCATGTCTGGGATAAACCACACCTactcttcttcctgttttctcccaccactcctcccacctccataCACCCATATTCTGACCCTCCGTTCCATTCTATCTCCCCCCTCTGGCCCCTTGCTTCCCCACACCCCTTTCACTTTTCTTGTGCTTCTGCCTCAGGCCTTGGCTTAGctgccacttcctccaggaagactTCCCTATCGCCTTTCTGTGGGTGCCCCTCCCACTTGTTCTCATAACTCCCAGACTGACCCAGTTTAAGCATCTATTACTCTTAACGGTAATGTGCGTGTACTTGTGTGGGGTGGGGGATTTGACCAGCCAGCCTTCCTCATGTGGTTCTGACCACACACCCAAAACAGAGAAGTGGCGTCCAATCCACACTTGACTTCCCGTAATTCCTCTACACTttcttccccaccccatcccttaTACATATCAGGCATTGACACCATCAATGGCCAATATGTGTTTAGGGAGACCACGTGAAGAATTTGACTATTGGCAAAGAATTATGACAAGCTGTTCAGGTATCAGGACAAACTGGTTTCATCTTCATATAATGGGTTAATTACAGGTCAAAGAGAACcattgacaaaaattttaaaaacacacagaacTACAGGCAGACACAAAAAATGAAGTACCTGGGAacacagctaaccaaggaggtgaaagttctctacaaagaaaaacacaaaacaccattgaaagaaatcagagatgacacaaataaatggaaaagtattccatgctcatggattagaagaatcaatattgttaaaatgaccacactgctcaaagcaatttacagattcgaTGCTATTTgtatcaaactaccaatgccattgttcacagaattagaaaaaactattctaaaattaatatggaacaaaaaaaagagcctgaatagccaaagcaatcctaagcaaaaataacgaagctggaggcatcacaccacccAAATAtgaggctatagtaaccaaaactaTAGGTATTTGTATCTATAGTATGAGGCCGTAGGTACAAAGacggacacatagaccaatggaatagaacagagagcccagaaataaagccacccacctacaaccacctgatcttcaaTAAAGACTGTGAagcaagcaatgaggaaagaactccctattcaataaatactgtgGAGATAACTGgttatccatatgcagaagaatgaaactgaatcccttccttacaccttacacaaaaatcaactcaaggtgtactaaacatttaaatgtgattaaagacttaaatcacatggattaaagatttaaatgtgagCCCTCAAACTATTAAAAtcgtagaagaaaacctaggaaatactttCTCAACACCGGTCTTGGCAAAAAACTtttggctaagtcctcaaaagcaactgcaacaaaaacaaaagcaacaagtgggaactaattaaactaaagagtttctgtagagcaaaagaaactatcaacagagtaaacagaaaacttacagaatgggagaaaatatttgcaaaccacatctgataaaggtctgAAATCCAGAATCTATAACGGATGtcaacaaatcaacaagcaaaaaacaaataaccccattaaaaagtaggtaaaggacataaacagacacttctcaaaagaagacatataagtagccaaaaaaatttgaaacaaaagttcattatcactaatcaccagagaaatacaaatcataaaccacaatgagataccatctcacaccagtcagaatgctattattaaaaagacagcaACAGATGCCGGTGAGGCTATGcagaaaaaggaacgcttatacactgttggctggtgggaatgtaaattagtccagccactgtggaaagcagtttgaagatttctcaacgAATATAAAACAGGgctactattcaacccagcaatcccattactggccatatatccaaaagaatataagctgttctaccaaaaagatacatgctcctatattcatcacagcactattcacaatagaaagacatggaatcaacctaggtgtccatcgatggtggattggataagaaaatgtggtacatatacaccatggaatactacgccaccataaaaaagaatgaatcacaTCCTTTGagacaacatggatgcagctggaggctataatcctaagtgaattgacacaggaacagaaaatcaaatactgcatgttctcacttataaatgggagctaaacattggttACACATAGACATAGAGATAGGAACGATAGATACTGCAGACTACCAGATGGGGGACCAGGAGGTGGGttgaaaaaccacctattggtccaggctcagtggctcacgcctgtaatctcagcattttgggaggccaaggcaggaggattgcttgagctcaggagttcaaaaccagcctgggcaacattgcttgagctcaggagttcaaaaccagcctgggcaacatagtgagaccctgtctctaaaaaaaacaaaaacaaaaagaaagaaagaaaagagaaagaaaaaagaaaaaccaccacaggtactatgctcactacctgggtgatgggatctgcagcccaaacctcagcaacatGCAATGCTGCATGTAACAAGCCTGTACGTATACCCCTGAATCTAaaggttgaaattatttttttttttaattgagacaaagtcttgtcctgtcgcccaggctggagtgcagtggcatgatcccagttccctgccatctctgcctcctgggttcaagcaattctcctgcctcagcctcccgaatagctgggattacaggcacacaccactacgcttggctaattttttttattttttatttttagtagagacagagttttaccatattggccaggctggtctcaaactcctgacctcaggtgatccacctgcctcagccttccaaagtgctggtaagGGAGTAGACCACCCCTCAtgttgtcttatgcccaatttctgcctccaaagaaagaagtaaaaactaaaaggcagaaatgaaatccacaggcagacagcccgggaCCATGCCCTGGGTCTGgttaaagattgacccctgacctaaGTGGTTATGTTACCTATAGACTCCAGATATGgtatggaaaagcattgtgaaaatccctgtcctgttctgttctgttctcatTGCCGGTGCATGCaacccccagtcacgtaccccctgcttgctcaattgatcatgACATCCTCAagtggacccccttagagttgtgagcccttaaaagggacaggaattgctcactctgGGAGCTCGGTTTTTGGAGACCTGAGTGTTGCTGAagctcccggccgaataaagcccttccttctttaactcagtgtctgaggggttttgtctacggtttgtcctgctacatttcttggttccctgaccgtGAAGTGAGGTGATTAATGGACAGTCAAGGCAGCCCcttaggcctgccctgtggagcatccctgCGGGGACTCTGGCCAGCTTGAGCAATGCGGATGCTGACAGCACTCCTGGGTAGGCAATTGCCCTGGTGGAATGCCTtgccagagcagtgtgtggcaggcccccacagaggatcaacgcagtggctgaacaccaggAAGAAACTGGACTTGGAGTccagacatctgaaacttggtaagactggtctttggaacttgcccactccgtttgagtggaagtgtggcctgatcacccatgatGTGCCTGTATtggcattttggtttttgtttttgacttgacttggattgcttgatactttggttttggttttgacctggcttggattccttgatactctgattttgattttgattctggtttggtgtaaactttaaaagtgtgtgtgccctttttacccgttctttgttttgtggtgtgtgtgtggtgtgagcgtGGTGTTTTGTCTCAAGGAAGCAAGggtcaggcacaaagtaagcccaccccactaggaactatgttgaaaaatttcaagaaaggatttaagggagactatggagtactatgacaccaggaaaacttaaaactttgtgtgagacagactggccagcattagaggtgggttggccatcagaaggaagcctggacaggtcccttgtttcaaaggtatggcacaagatAACCTGTAAACCAGGGCATCCAGACCAGTTCCCATACACAGATACTTGGTTACAGCTAGTTTTAgacctccccccacctcccaccacactggttgagagaacagcagcataagcagctgaaagaggcaaggaaagaccagcagagaacagaaaggaaagagacagagaggaaaagaggcaaagagagagaggaagggatagaaggaagagacagagagacaaagagggagtcaaggggagagagagaggaagacagaggcagagagagaaaggaagagacagaggcaaaaggaaagtcaaagagagagagacagaaagtcaaagagagaaaggaagagagaaagagagagatatgcaagtagttaagaaaaaaacagtgtaccctattcctttaaaagccaaggtaaatttaaaacctataattgataattaaagGTATTCTCCGTAACCCTATAACATGCCACaccactttgttgtcagtgtaaacaagggcatatcctgaaagcactgaggccttcatatcaaaaatccttaacccagtaacctaCGGATGGCCCATATGCTTTCAATCTGTagcagcaactgctttgctaacagaagaaagtaaaaaaataacttttagaggaaacctcattgtgagcacagcTCACCAATTCAGAAGTatcctaagaagaaaaaaaaaaaaaagatgatttaacattaaccactgaaaattcccttaacccagcaggtttcctaacaggggatctaaatcttaattaccatacaaagttccaaccagacctaggaggaactcccttcaggacagaaCTGTAGATGATTCCTCCTGGgtaactgaaggaaaaaaaaaaaaaaagccatctataccaattctaagttaatttgaactaaacaaggtcttattaatagcaaaggataattgaaatcccaaacttacaaggttttcaacaaaagcaaagtttgctaaaagttaaagTTTAACGTGTATTAtagtaacttctaatcttgtggccctAGACAATCTAGTCCACAGGCATAAGAGAAGTTcgctttggaaaagaatggttatctTCGAAAAACAAAAGCGGGGGGAACTGGGGGAGGGGgcagaatttatgtaaaaagaatgttatatggtaaattcttgtcctgaaataaattaactggttgtttaaagaaagaaatgtttgtaataagtctGAAAGTTGAAGCAAGTTGAAGAATTATCTGTGAAagtcatgaaagagaaaaaaagttataaaaaatttatgcaagaaatgttgtataatttaaacaGTACTCCTGAGTactatttaaaaaacagttttcatCCAAAgtgtataaggaaagtaaaatatacctttggtaaaaagattacaaggaggcataagaatgtaaatttttgcctacattaaaaggttaaaaaaaatttttgttttgaaggtttaagcaagttttaaaatgttaattgtaaagaaaatgcTGTGTGTAAAtgtattagctaaagttaaaggggtatcatccagtttttctgtgaactgaatattaaaataaaaacacaatgggtttttcttaaagcactaacctgctctgtaacaaagattataaaaggttaaaaaaatgtctacaaaaatcttaccttatggtctgacgttaaaaattgaataaatatgtctacaaagttttattaaaactaagtttaacattaaaaacataCTAATATGAAggtgaaatttagcttatctagtataaaaatcatataggaagcattgtcaaatataaaatggtgtttggcttctttggtctaaaaactaataaaaataggtgctaaaggaaatttctcagtagaaaGGCACTGAGGACTATGAGGTACACTGCtgatgtccccacatttaaaacaaaaggtcaatttcttaaaaattatatacttggtttatcttccactttcctttccctcaaaaccgaaaaagtcttttagcacatgtaccacccctagaatttctggtaaaccagcaccagcctgaagatcacgtTCTCatcaaaaggtgaaaaaaaaggaaactcgaGCCACTCTAGGAaagaccctaccttgtgctgctaaccaccaagactgctgttcGTACAGCGAAGaaaggatggactcatcacacccgAGTCAAGAAAGCGCCACCCTCTCCAGAGTTGggggccatagtcccaggggaaaaccctaccaaactaaagctaagaaaaatttaactctttcatctattctattactctttcttctttccttgctctATTGCTCACCCTCTAGTTGTTAACATAACCAAGCCAATTTCACCTCAAACTACTGCAattaatgcttgccttgttataccctgtaGGGAggtgccaagtcaaagacagctctctacttcagaaaagtacctctgtcactcctgactctcctcagacggGGCATTAGTAAATTAGGACCATTTAATCTGGGGAAATTTTGGTAAAGTCTCCAGTgtcaaccaggagtcttgccccGCAATGTAAAGCTTTTATGCTGTAGTTGGTCCAAAGTTCTGTGGACCAcgaaagagcaaggatggactgccccaactggtttttgtaatttcctaaaatcatacattcatttttaCTAAAGGATCatagaaattaaagacctaaactttggcaattaagacaggataccaagatgcaaatgcctggttggaaTCGATCAAATATTCCATTGgcacgttaaacaaaagcaattgttatgcttgtgcacatggcaggccagaggcccagattgtcctctttccactaaggtggtcctccagtcgaccaggtgtgggctgcatggtagctcttttccaggattctacaacCTGGAGCAATAAGTTGTGTCAAGCTCTCTTGGCTATATCCCAAAGTCCAGCACACTGCGGGTCAGCCCCTGAGAGGCATCCAGCTTCCATCCCCCAACACTAAGTTCATTTCGTGTCTCTCacgacagggaggaaacttagcgttccttggagacctgaagggatgcagtgagcttaagtattttcaagagcttatcaattagtcagcccttgttcatccccgagcagatgtgtggtggtgttgtggtggacctttactgggcactctcccaaataactggagtggcacttgtaccTTAGTCCAACCGGCTAttcctttcaccctggcatttcatcaaccagagggaggaaaaataagCCATCGTAAagtgagagaagccccttatgggtctttcgACTCTCACATCCATTTAGACACAATTGGAG contains:
- the LOC108583452 gene encoding 60S ribosomal protein L39, encoding MSSHKTFRIKRFLAKKQKQNRPIPQWIRMKTGNKIRYNSKRRHWRRTKLGL